The genomic stretch CGACCCGCAGCCATCTGCGCGCCGATGTCGAAGTCGCCGCGGTGCTGTCGGGCGGCATCGATTCGGCGATGCTGGCCTTCATGGCGGCCGAACACAGCGCCAAGCCGCTGCGCACCTTCACGGTCGCCGACGCGCCCGATCATCCCGACGCCGTCGCCGCGCAACGCGTCGCCTCGGCGATCGGCGCCGATCACACGCTGTTGACCTTCGACTTCGACGATTATCTCGCGGCGATCCCCGCCACCATCGCGGCGGTCGAAGCGCCCGATCTGCATGCCGGGCCGTTCTTCCATCTGATGTGCCGGCAGATCGGCCGCAGCGCCAAGGCCTGCATCAATGGCGAAGGCGCCGACGAAACCCTTGGCGGCTATTACGATCCCGACGAGACCGTGGCGACGCTGAATGCCGGATTCCGCCGCGCCGAAGCCGCGGGCCTGCAGCCCAGCGGCCGCGCCTTCGCGATCCGCGATGCGCTGATCACCGCCGCCGCGCAAGGCGCGCGGGGGCTGCGTGCGACGCTGGATATTTCCTTGCAAGACTTGCTCGAGCGCGCCCAGCTCGATCCGGTCGACGCGATCGCGATGGCCTCTGGCGTCGAGATGCGGGTGCCCTATCTCGATCCCGAGGTTCAGGCCGTGGTGCGCGGCCTGCCGCCCGATGACATCGTCGATGGCACGCTCGGCATCACCAAGCGGGTGCTGCGTCGCGCGGCGCTGCGCCGCTACGGCACGGCGATCTTCGACAGCGCGATGCGCCCGAAGATGATGATGCCGCATGCGCCGCGCGGCCATGCCAGCCGGTTCGCGCGGCTGTGCGAGCGCGCGGTGCCGCTCGCGGTCGTGCGACGCTCGGCATTCGGCCGCTGCTTTGCCAGCAGCAGCGATTTCGTGCTGTTCGAATTGTTTCGGCGAATCCATCTGTCGGGCGCGAGCCAAGCATTCACGATGACCGATTTGCTCGCCGATCTCGCAAGGGATTCACGCGGCGTGCCCCGCGCGATGGCGCCGGCAGAGGCGGTGGCGCCATGAGTGCGATCCTGTTCGATCTCGACGGCGTGCTGATCGACAGCTGGGAAGCGGTCGAGTCCGCGTTCCTGGCGGCGTCGACCGAGCTCAGCGTCGACGGCGCGGCGCGGCTCGGCGATTTCCGCGCGCGGATGGGCATGCCGCTCGAAGCCATCGTCGATCAGTTCGGCTTTCCGCAGGCATTCCCGGCCTGCTTTCGCCACCATGCCCGCGCCCATGATCACAAGACCCGGGCATTTCCCGGCGTGGCGGCGATGCTGCACGCCATCCGGCAATCGGCCAGGATCGGCGTCGTCACCGGCAAGGACCGGCCGCGCACGCTGATGCTGCTCGAGTCCACCGGACTGGCCCGATATGTCGACGCCGTGGTCAGCGCCAGCGACGCGCCCGGCAAGCCGCGGCCCGAGGGACTTTGGCTGTGCGAGCAGCGGCTCGGCGCCGCGGCGCTGGCCTTCATCGGCGACACCGCGATCGACCTGCTGGCCGCCCACAATGCCGGGCGGACCGCGGTGCTGGCGAGCTGGGGCGGCGGACCGCCGGTGTCCGCGCGGCCCGGTGTGATCGAGATAGCTGCACCCGGCGACGTCGTAGCGTTGCTGCGCGCGCTGGACGGCGAGCCGCAGCGTCAGGCGGCGCCATGATGACCGCGTCGGCGCCTCGATTGGGCCTCGGGATCTGCGGCTGCGGCTGGGTGGTGCGTAGCTGCTATCGGCCGGCGCTGGCGCAATGCGAGGCGCTGTTTGCGGTCGTCGCGGTGTATGATCCACAGCCCGAGGCGTTGCGCTTTGCGGCGCAAGCCTGGCCCGCGGCAAAACTCTGCGCCAGCCGCGACGCACTGCTGGCGCAGCGCCTGGATGCGGTGCTGGTGGCGTCGCCGAATGCGCGGCACCTCGATGATGCGGTGGCGGCGCTCGACGCCGGGATCTCCTGCCTGGTGGAAAAGCCGGTGGTACGCGGTGTTCACGACGCCGCGCGGCTGCGCGCCGCGACGCGGCCGTCGGCCCGGCTGGTCAGCGGCGTCGCCTGCCGGTTCCGCGATGACACACAGCTGTGGCTCGACCATGTCGGGCAGATCGGCGCGCTGCGCGAACTCGATCTGCTGTGGAGCCGCGAGCACGGCGTGCCGGCGGCGAATTGGCATCTCAAACGCGATCACGGCTGGACCGGGGTGTTCGCCGATCTCGGCTATCACCTGCTCGATATCGCCGGCGCCGCTTTGCATTGGCGGCTGGCTCCGCTCGAATTGCTCGAGGCCAGTCGCACGTCGCGGCGCAGCGGCGGCGGCGCCGGCTGGTACAAGCGGCAAGGCGAGGCCGAACTCGTTCAATATGACACCGACGACCATTTTGACGCGACGCTGCGGCTGGGCGATTGCCGGATCCGGTTGCGGGTCAGCTGGATCGACGATCAGCCCGGCGATCTGGTGCGGCTGGCGGCGCGCGGGCCGTCCGGCGAGGCGGTGCTCAGCGGGCTGTTCGGATTCTCCGACAACCGGCGCGACCCCGATCAGCAGGTGATGCTGCGACGCGACGGTGAGCCGTTCCGGCGCGCCGACTTTGCGCCGGGGCCCGGATTGCAGCTGACGGCATTCGAACATCTGCTGGGGCATTTTCATCGCAGCGTGATGGGGCAGATCGCCGACCAGAGCGATGAGCTGCTGTTCGTCGCCACGCTGGCCGGCGCGATGCAGGCGGGGGCGTCATGACCGAAGCGATTTTCGCGGTCGATCTCGGCGCCACCTGGCTGCGCAGCGCGCTGGTCGATCCGGCGCGGCGGCTGGCGATGAAAGCGGTGGCGGCCACGCCGGATCGCGCGGCTGATGCGTGCGCGATCATCGACGCCGCCTGGCGCCGCGCCGGATGCCCGCGCGCCGTGGCGCTGGCGAGCGCGCCGGAATTGACCGCCGATGCAATGGTGCGACGCTGGCCGAACCGGCGCGCTTATGAGGGCGGAAGCCTGCTCAGCACCACGATCCGCGACGCCGCTGTCGTGGCGATGGTAGATGACGCCGCTGCGGCGGCGATCGCCGCGCATCCGTTCGAGCGGCGCGATGCGGGGCCGACGATCTGTATCAGCATCGGCAGCGGCATCGGCGGCGGCGCGGTGATCGATGGCGTGCCGCTGACCGGCGCCAATGGCGCGGCGATGGATCTCGGCCACATGCCGGTGCCGTCCGCCACGGGGCTGCGCTGTTCATGCGGCCGCGTCGGCTGCCTGCAGGCGGCCGCATCGGGCTTCGCCCTGCGAGACCTGGTGGCCGCGTCGCCCGACGCGCTGCTTCAGAGTCCGGATGTGG from Rhodopseudomonas sp. BAL398 encodes the following:
- the asnB gene encoding asparagine synthase (glutamine-hydrolyzing), which codes for MCAIAGILTLSGSPEVRPMLDALRHRGPDQIGVTRLGPCEIGAARLAIVDPHNGAQPMRDQRANTAVVFNGEIYNADELRDALIALGHVFTSRCDTEMVLRGWIEWGLDLPQRLRGMFAIAVLEPDRLILLRDPLGIKPLRFTSRGGEFRFASEAKALLGHLGATPSLDDTAFADFVALGYPTGGRTFFAGISTLPPGHYLTVDWAKGLHVGEPRPYQLRTPPPLPSCREQAEQQFTEALLAATRSHLRADVEVAAVLSGGIDSAMLAFMAAEHSAKPLRTFTVADAPDHPDAVAAQRVASAIGADHTLLTFDFDDYLAAIPATIAAVEAPDLHAGPFFHLMCRQIGRSAKACINGEGADETLGGYYDPDETVATLNAGFRRAEAAGLQPSGRAFAIRDALITAAAQGARGLRATLDISLQDLLERAQLDPVDAIAMASGVEMRVPYLDPEVQAVVRGLPPDDIVDGTLGITKRVLRRAALRRYGTAIFDSAMRPKMMMPHAPRGHASRFARLCERAVPLAVVRRSAFGRCFASSSDFVLFELFRRIHLSGASQAFTMTDLLADLARDSRGVPRAMAPAEAVAP
- a CDS encoding HAD family hydrolase, which translates into the protein MSAILFDLDGVLIDSWEAVESAFLAASTELSVDGAARLGDFRARMGMPLEAIVDQFGFPQAFPACFRHHARAHDHKTRAFPGVAAMLHAIRQSARIGVVTGKDRPRTLMLLESTGLARYVDAVVSASDAPGKPRPEGLWLCEQRLGAAALAFIGDTAIDLLAAHNAGRTAVLASWGGGPPVSARPGVIEIAAPGDVVALLRALDGEPQRQAAP
- a CDS encoding Gfo/Idh/MocA family protein yields the protein MMTASAPRLGLGICGCGWVVRSCYRPALAQCEALFAVVAVYDPQPEALRFAAQAWPAAKLCASRDALLAQRLDAVLVASPNARHLDDAVAALDAGISCLVEKPVVRGVHDAARLRAATRPSARLVSGVACRFRDDTQLWLDHVGQIGALRELDLLWSREHGVPAANWHLKRDHGWTGVFADLGYHLLDIAGAALHWRLAPLELLEASRTSRRSGGGAGWYKRQGEAELVQYDTDDHFDATLRLGDCRIRLRVSWIDDQPGDLVRLAARGPSGEAVLSGLFGFSDNRRDPDQQVMLRRDGEPFRRADFAPGPGLQLTAFEHLLGHFHRSVMGQIADQSDELLFVATLAGAMQAGAS
- a CDS encoding ROK family protein, encoding MTEAIFAVDLGATWLRSALVDPARRLAMKAVAATPDRAADACAIIDAAWRRAGCPRAVALASAPELTADAMVRRWPNRRAYEGGSLLSTTIRDAAVVAMVDDAAAAAIAAHPFERRDAGPTICISIGSGIGGGAVIDGVPLTGANGAAMDLGHMPVPSATGLRCSCGRVGCLQAAASGFALRDLVAASPDALLQSPDVASALQRASAALGEAIVIVNAVFDPARIAIAGGLGLSPLFDQIEAELIARHITVSIARHRCGDDAGLVGAAIGFGLNRTAPGRVGHDNQERVVSHAD